The Methylobacterium currus genome contains a region encoding:
- a CDS encoding aldo/keto reductase — protein MTALPHRRLGSAGPLVSTLGLGCMSLSGVYGEADEAASIDLIRRSVEAGIDFFDSADMYGWGQNEEVVGRALKGLRDRVVLATKFGQVQNPGGPNGVNGTPAYVQQACEASLKRLGVEVIDLYYQHRVDPAVPIEDTVGAMARLIAQGKVRFLGLSEASPDTIRRAHAVHPIAAVQTEYSLLYRQEAEATRATTRELGIGFVAYSPLGRGFLTGAIQDLSQVDGRRAAHPRFQAENFTANRALVARVEEIAREKGCTPSQLALAWVLAQGDDVVAIPGTRRFDRVEENLGSLRIVLSPEDVARIAAAVPAGAASGTRYPAGAMGAVYSVGT, from the coding sequence ATGACCGCTTTGCCTCATCGCCGCCTCGGCAGCGCCGGCCCCCTCGTCTCGACGCTCGGCCTCGGTTGCATGTCGCTCTCGGGCGTCTACGGCGAGGCGGACGAGGCCGCCTCGATCGACCTGATCCGCCGGTCGGTCGAGGCCGGCATCGATTTCTTCGACAGCGCGGACATGTACGGCTGGGGCCAGAACGAGGAGGTGGTCGGCCGCGCGCTGAAAGGTTTGCGCGACCGGGTGGTGCTGGCCACCAAGTTCGGCCAGGTCCAGAACCCGGGCGGGCCCAACGGGGTGAACGGCACGCCGGCCTATGTGCAGCAGGCCTGCGAGGCGTCGCTGAAGCGGCTCGGCGTCGAGGTGATCGACCTCTACTACCAGCACCGGGTCGATCCGGCCGTGCCGATCGAGGACACGGTCGGCGCGATGGCGCGCCTCATCGCACAGGGCAAGGTGCGCTTCCTCGGCCTCAGCGAGGCCTCGCCCGACACGATCCGCCGGGCCCACGCCGTGCATCCGATCGCGGCGGTGCAGACCGAGTACTCGCTGCTCTACCGCCAGGAGGCTGAGGCGACCCGGGCGACCACCCGCGAACTCGGCATCGGCTTCGTCGCCTACAGCCCGCTCGGGCGCGGCTTCCTCACCGGGGCGATCCAGGATCTCTCCCAGGTCGACGGAAGGCGCGCGGCGCATCCCCGCTTCCAGGCGGAGAACTTTACCGCCAACCGGGCCCTGGTGGCACGGGTCGAGGAGATCGCCCGCGAGAAGGGCTGCACGCCCTCGCAACTGGCACTCGCCTGGGTGCTCGCGCAGGGCGACGACGTGGTGGCGATCCCCGGCACGCGCCGCTTCGACCGGGTCGAGGAGAATCTCGGGAGCCTTCGGATCGTGCTCTCGCCCGAGGACGTCGCCCGCATCGCCGCCGCCGTGCCGGCGGGTGCCGCGTCGGGGACGCGCTACCCGGCCGGTGCCATGGGGGCGGTGTATAGCGTAGGGACCTGA
- a CDS encoding c-type cytochrome — protein sequence MSGANTRARQPARRISGPARAALSLLTLLAGASAQTTFAQAAEAPEVAQACLACHGEALAEGAPPIAGHSSNYIQLQLVFFRAGRRKNEIMQGVAEGLSDNDIRALGKYFASLPVPDTKPPADTQGDLTKAGETAALQHRCAACHGDTYLGIQAAPRVARLPEAYLAKALGDYRANTRPSSGGAAMTEVAGSLSDADIKALAHYLAVLP from the coding sequence GTGAGCGGCGCGAACACCCGCGCCCGCCAGCCGGCCCGGAGGATCTCCGGGCCGGCCCGCGCCGCGCTCAGCCTCCTCACCCTCCTCGCCGGCGCCTCGGCTCAAACCACATTCGCCCAAGCCGCCGAGGCGCCGGAGGTGGCGCAGGCCTGCCTCGCCTGCCACGGCGAAGCGCTGGCGGAGGGCGCCCCGCCGATCGCCGGCCATTCCAGCAACTACATCCAGTTGCAGTTGGTGTTCTTCCGGGCCGGCCGGCGCAAGAACGAGATCATGCAGGGCGTGGCGGAAGGCCTGTCGGACAACGACATCCGGGCGCTCGGCAAGTACTTCGCCTCCCTGCCCGTCCCGGACACCAAGCCGCCAGCCGACACGCAAGGCGACCTCACCAAGGCCGGCGAGACGGCGGCGCTCCAGCACCGCTGCGCCGCCTGCCACGGCGATACCTATCTGGGCATCCAGGCGGCCCCTCGCGTCGCAAGGCTGCCCGAGGCCTATCTCGCCAAGGCGCTCGGCGATTACCGCGCCAATACCCGCCCAAGCTCGGGCGGCGCGGCGATGACCGAGGTCGCGGGCTCGCTGTCGGATGCCGACATCAAGGCGCTGGCGCATTACCTCGCGGTGCTGCCCTGA
- a CDS encoding PQQ-dependent sugar dehydrogenase yields MAAALVAAGLLTGTAGAQGLKQYDSSGKAFWKNPPPDWFLGDETSAQKGLAPPANPALPASDEELAENLKGVKLPPGFTISVYASGVPEARQMAFGDKGTLFVGSFGATNVYAIVDQGGKKVVKTILKGLNMPTGLAFRDGALYVVAIDKIFRYDNIEANLDKPPEPVVVYDDMPSYVAHGWKYLTFDKDGWVYVPFGPPFNIGNPPSSVSQVRRVDLKTGAAEIVALGVRNSVGGDIDPRTGRYWFTENARDWMSDDIPSDKLNMISKVVEHFGYPYCHQGDMPDPKFAQGRTCAEFTPPVAKLGAHVAPLGMKFYTGSSFPAEYKNNIFIAEHGSWNRHKYQGGRIERVIVDPDGKNAKMETFASGWLKGDRDYTGRPADILVAPDGALLVADDWAGAIYRIAYTK; encoded by the coding sequence ATGGCCGCCGCCCTCGTGGCGGCCGGGCTTCTCACCGGGACCGCCGGTGCGCAAGGCCTCAAGCAGTACGATTCGAGCGGCAAGGCGTTCTGGAAGAACCCGCCGCCGGACTGGTTCCTCGGCGACGAGACCTCGGCGCAGAAAGGCCTGGCGCCGCCCGCGAACCCGGCCCTGCCGGCCTCGGACGAGGAGCTGGCGGAGAACCTGAAGGGGGTGAAGCTGCCGCCGGGCTTCACGATCAGCGTCTATGCCAGCGGCGTGCCCGAGGCGCGGCAGATGGCCTTCGGTGACAAGGGCACGCTGTTCGTCGGCTCGTTCGGCGCGACCAACGTCTATGCCATCGTCGACCAGGGCGGCAAGAAGGTCGTCAAGACGATCCTCAAGGGCCTCAACATGCCCACCGGCCTCGCCTTCCGCGACGGCGCGCTCTACGTCGTGGCGATCGACAAGATCTTCCGCTACGACAACATCGAGGCCAACCTCGACAAGCCGCCGGAGCCGGTCGTCGTCTATGACGACATGCCGTCCTATGTCGCCCATGGCTGGAAATACCTGACCTTCGACAAGGACGGCTGGGTCTACGTGCCGTTCGGCCCGCCCTTCAACATCGGCAACCCGCCGAGCAGCGTGTCGCAGGTGCGCCGCGTCGACCTGAAGACCGGCGCCGCGGAGATCGTGGCGCTCGGCGTGCGCAACAGCGTCGGCGGCGACATCGACCCGCGCACCGGCCGGTACTGGTTCACCGAGAACGCCCGCGACTGGATGAGCGACGACATCCCGAGCGACAAGCTCAACATGATCTCGAAGGTGGTCGAGCATTTCGGCTATCCGTATTGCCACCAGGGCGACATGCCGGATCCGAAATTCGCGCAAGGGCGCACCTGCGCCGAGTTCACCCCGCCGGTGGCGAAGCTCGGCGCGCACGTGGCGCCGCTCGGCATGAAGTTCTATACCGGCTCGTCCTTTCCGGCCGAGTACAAGAACAACATCTTCATTGCCGAGCACGGCTCCTGGAACCGCCACAAGTACCAGGGTGGTCGCATCGAGCGGGTGATCGTCGATCCGGACGGCAAGAACGCCAAGATGGAGACCTTCGCCTCCGGCTGGCTCAAGGGCGACCGCGACTATACCGGCCGGCCGGCCGACATCCTGGTCGCACCGGACGGCGCGCTCCTCGTCGCCGACGACTGGGCCGGTGCGATCTATCGCATCGCCTACACCAAGTGA
- a CDS encoding M55 family metallopeptidase: MKVLISTDIEGVAGIVHPDQTRRGAPDYERARLWMVQEANSAIAGAFAAGADEVWINDSHGDFRNMPADLLDPRARAIQGKPRPLGMMAGVDLGVAAVCLVGYHSRAHGRGILAHTINGFAFASIAINGQELGEAGIYGALAGEFGVPVAMASGDDVFIAENRALFPDTLFVETKRATGCHGGISLAPEASCAAIQAGVAAALGRPLPPPFRIPAPLTVTVRAQTPALADLFCQWPSLHRLDGSAFHFEAGSVADAVRMINGLSAMSSLLR, translated from the coding sequence ATGAAGGTCCTGATCTCCACCGACATCGAGGGCGTCGCCGGCATCGTGCACCCCGACCAGACCCGCCGGGGGGCGCCCGATTACGAGCGGGCGCGGCTCTGGATGGTGCAGGAGGCCAACTCGGCCATCGCCGGCGCCTTCGCGGCCGGGGCGGACGAGGTCTGGATCAACGATTCGCACGGCGATTTTCGCAACATGCCGGCGGACCTCCTCGATCCCCGCGCTCGAGCGATCCAGGGCAAGCCGCGTCCCCTCGGGATGATGGCGGGGGTGGATCTCGGGGTCGCCGCGGTCTGCCTCGTCGGCTACCACTCCCGCGCCCACGGCCGGGGCATCCTCGCCCACACGATCAACGGCTTCGCCTTCGCGTCGATCGCGATCAACGGGCAGGAACTCGGCGAGGCCGGAATCTACGGCGCGCTCGCCGGCGAGTTCGGCGTGCCGGTCGCGATGGCGAGCGGCGACGACGTGTTCATCGCCGAGAACCGGGCGCTCTTCCCCGACACGCTCTTCGTCGAGACCAAGCGGGCGACCGGCTGCCACGGCGGCATCAGCCTCGCGCCCGAGGCGTCCTGCGCGGCGATCCAGGCGGGCGTCGCAGCCGCCCTCGGCCGGCCGCTCCCGCCGCCCTTCCGGATTCCGGCGCCGCTCACCGTGACGGTGCGCGCCCAGACACCCGCCCTCGCCGACCTGTTCTGCCAGTGGCCGAGCCTGCACCGCCTCGACGGCAGCGCCTTCCATTTCGAGGCCGGCAGCGTCGCGGATGCGGTGCGGATGATCAACGGCCTGTCGGCGATGTCGAGCCTGTTGCGCTGA